A portion of the Lolium rigidum isolate FL_2022 chromosome 1, APGP_CSIRO_Lrig_0.1, whole genome shotgun sequence genome contains these proteins:
- the LOC124676220 gene encoding protein FATTY ACID EXPORT 1, chloroplastic-like has protein sequence MAAAAAHAQLRGSPAAASRRWPAPSRAALVRPVPLPASTRLLRSGGLFPVSLATKPLTAMCMKSKCTGTPVEHVTAPEHTEDEIPEPTTAVAATEEVDTDLGDAPQQKSAIIHDFCLGIPFGGLLFSMGLVGFLFWRSPVSLTFGVAPGLAILALAVLSLKGWRSGKSSLPFILAQGAVAAAVAWKHCQAYTVTKKLLPWGFYAALSAAMICFYSYVLLAGGNPPPKKKKAAAAPAL, from the exons ATGGCCGCCGCAGCAGCGCACGCCCAGCTCCGCggatctccggcggcggcgagcaggaggtggccggccccctcccgcgCCGCCCTCGTCCGCCCCGTGCCGCTCCCCGCCTCTACCAGGCTCCTCCGCTCCGGTGGCCTTTTTCCGGTTAGCTTGGCCACCAAG CCGTTGACGGCGATGTGCATGAAGTCAAAATGTACTGGTACTCCCGTCGAACACGTCACTGCTCCTGAGCATACAGAAGATGAAATTCCGGAGCCAACCACCGCGGTGGCTGCTACTGAAGAGGTAGATACTGACCTGGGAGATGCTCCACAACAGAAGAGTGCGATAATACACGACTTCTGCCTCGGGATCCCTTTTG GCGGGTTATTATTTTCCATGggccttgttggatttcttttcTGGAGGAGTCCTGTAAGTTTAACTTTCGGTGTTGCACCTGGGCTTGCTATATTGGCACTTGCTGTGCTTAGTCTCAAGGGCTGGAGGAGTGGAAAGTCCAGCTTGCCATTTATACTGGCACAAGGAG CTGTTGCTGCTGCAGTAGCATGGAAGCACTGTCAGGCGTACACCGTA ACGAAGAAACTGCTTCCTTGGGGCTTTTACGCCGCACTCAG TGCTGCGATGATCTGCTTCTACTCGTATGTCTTGCTTGCTGGAGGGAATCCGCcgccaaagaagaagaaggcagcAGCTGCTCCTGCTCTATAA